The following proteins come from a genomic window of Leptospirales bacterium:
- a CDS encoding type II toxin-antitoxin system RelE/ParE family toxin, which yields MSSEYAVFETEVYAKSLKKLKISNLSGKLLRTVYPSLKRSPHAGPNIKKLKGEFPFAYRYRIGRYRITYVIDDDARAVYLTNIQHRKDAFR from the coding sequence GTGTCCTCTGAATACGCCGTATTCGAAACTGAAGTCTATGCCAAATCGCTGAAGAAGCTCAAAATCAGTAACCTCTCCGGCAAGCTTCTGCGAACTGTCTATCCGTCTCTTAAGAGGTCGCCACATGCTGGACCAAACATCAAAAAACTCAAAGGTGAATTCCCTTTCGCTTATCGCTACCGTATTGGACGCTACCGAATTACTTATGTCATTGACGACGATGCCAGAGCGGTTTATCTCACCAATATCCAGCACCGGAAAGATGCTTTCCGGTGA
- a CDS encoding DUF499 domain-containing protein: MKTVQELCTPRPDVLKKIHRDYALNLTDLIQDGIDADSFFTENYVTEGMQHLLRAAFDRFQGKTGISVIKLTQAMGGGKTHNMVALGLLAARPDIREKVVPEFASYREKVRVAAFSGRQSDVENGVWGSIAAQIGKEGDFAPYFKNGLKAPGETAWVNLLRGEPLLILLDEMPPYFENAQSLKVGDSNLAVVTTTALANLIVAANKAELGNVLVVISDLRATYEGGSASLGAALANLDNEVGRTALNLEPVRQNSDEVYHILKRKLFAALPAETQIDEIAEGYRKELEKAKQMDLTDARPEDFAARIRDSYPFHPAVRDLYARFKDNAGFQQTRGLLRLLRALVVSLYENSGRKQPTYLLAPADFNLNNAETHTQITQINSALTNAISHDIADGGNSEAERLDEGLEAPLHQMALTTILVSSLGQVQNTVRGLTEAELVHYLVSPGRDIGQIRQKVLPALRTSCWYLHADRDGRYVVKDVQNVVARINSFVRTYNQDQSVEEIRRRIGEIFEPATRDVYQSVAVLQPLDSIQLNVDKVVLLVQKPNPGVLDPAIASFYDEQVYKNRVLFLSGDRAGMDSLIKTAKELKAVAAVLNEMSADKIAESDPQFREAKELGDQYRNHFTSAARETFTRLYYPSQDKLMAADFSMNFVGNDYNGEQQIRSTLETKQKFTTDVDSDTFRKKCEQRLFGSQEMEWAEVRKRAAMQAVWQFHRPDALERLKDRMLRQDFWRENGRFVNKGPFPPPATGVQIALLDRDRETGAATLRVEPLHGDQVFFDVGAPPTEGSTRITDLKSFKTAAMRVGFLCVDSQNGHPVGDVVYWQNEITLAYNPLHQGGKTLVELKAVPDAPIRYTTDGSHPRDVGGTYSGPFEVKKKCLIQVIAEKDGIESDVLQVTIDPTSERRTIDPHRSLVLKARQEFGTTEGSFRFYEELIARQGRALGVRIVISAVGQDFVEYSSSNGVSLAGGDLKELVEVLRKPFFAEGQARVDTNVKTIVPRLEFPRGADFEDFVAKLSLSYRVEDVQQ; this comes from the coding sequence ATGAAAACTGTTCAAGAACTCTGTACTCCACGGCCGGACGTACTCAAAAAGATCCACCGCGATTATGCGCTCAACCTGACGGACCTGATCCAGGATGGCATTGATGCTGATTCGTTTTTCACCGAGAACTACGTTACGGAGGGCATGCAGCATCTTTTGAGGGCCGCCTTTGACCGTTTCCAGGGCAAGACCGGCATCAGCGTCATCAAACTCACACAAGCGATGGGCGGCGGTAAAACGCACAACATGGTAGCCTTGGGCCTCCTGGCGGCGCGTCCTGATATCAGGGAGAAGGTCGTGCCCGAGTTTGCCTCCTACCGGGAGAAGGTGCGGGTCGCCGCATTCTCCGGCCGTCAGAGCGATGTGGAAAACGGGGTTTGGGGTAGCATAGCGGCGCAGATCGGAAAGGAAGGGGATTTTGCCCCCTACTTCAAGAACGGTCTCAAGGCGCCCGGAGAAACAGCCTGGGTCAATCTATTGAGAGGGGAGCCCCTGCTGATCCTCCTCGATGAAATGCCGCCCTACTTCGAGAACGCTCAGAGCCTGAAGGTGGGCGATTCAAATCTTGCAGTCGTCACGACAACCGCTCTTGCCAACTTGATTGTGGCCGCGAATAAGGCGGAATTGGGCAATGTGCTGGTCGTGATCTCCGACCTCCGCGCTACCTACGAGGGAGGCTCTGCCAGCCTGGGGGCGGCGCTCGCCAACCTTGACAATGAAGTGGGACGTACCGCTCTGAACCTGGAGCCGGTCAGGCAGAACTCGGATGAGGTCTACCACATCCTCAAGCGCAAGCTGTTTGCGGCGCTTCCAGCAGAAACGCAGATCGATGAGATTGCCGAGGGGTACCGCAAGGAGCTCGAAAAAGCCAAACAGATGGACCTTACCGATGCCCGGCCGGAAGATTTTGCCGCGCGCATCAGGGATTCCTATCCCTTTCACCCGGCAGTTAGGGACCTCTACGCACGGTTCAAGGACAATGCCGGCTTTCAGCAGACTCGTGGGCTCTTGCGTTTGTTGCGGGCGCTCGTGGTTTCTCTGTACGAAAATTCCGGAAGGAAGCAGCCGACGTATCTGCTCGCTCCCGCGGACTTTAACCTGAACAATGCTGAGACGCATACGCAGATTACGCAGATCAATTCCGCACTGACGAACGCCATCAGTCACGACATCGCGGACGGAGGCAATTCTGAGGCCGAGCGCCTTGATGAGGGTCTGGAAGCGCCTCTCCACCAGATGGCCCTGACCACAATCCTCGTATCTTCGCTCGGTCAGGTTCAAAATACTGTTCGCGGTCTCACCGAGGCTGAGCTTGTGCACTATCTGGTGTCTCCCGGTCGGGACATCGGGCAAATTCGCCAGAAGGTGCTTCCGGCTCTGCGGACGAGCTGCTGGTACCTGCACGCGGATCGGGATGGCCGCTATGTCGTCAAGGATGTGCAGAACGTCGTCGCACGGATCAACTCATTCGTCCGGACCTACAATCAGGATCAATCCGTTGAGGAGATTCGCAGGCGCATAGGGGAGATATTCGAGCCCGCCACGCGCGATGTCTACCAGTCTGTGGCCGTGCTTCAGCCCTTGGACAGCATCCAGCTCAATGTGGATAAAGTGGTGCTGCTCGTTCAGAAACCGAACCCCGGGGTGCTGGATCCAGCCATTGCGTCTTTCTATGACGAGCAGGTGTACAAGAACCGAGTTCTATTTCTGAGCGGGGACCGGGCCGGTATGGACTCGCTGATCAAGACGGCCAAGGAATTGAAGGCCGTCGCAGCCGTCCTGAACGAGATGAGCGCCGACAAGATTGCCGAAAGCGACCCGCAGTTCCGGGAAGCTAAAGAACTGGGCGACCAGTACCGCAATCACTTCACGAGTGCTGCCCGGGAAACGTTCACGCGTTTGTACTATCCCTCTCAGGACAAGCTGATGGCGGCCGACTTCAGCATGAACTTCGTGGGCAACGATTACAACGGGGAGCAACAGATCCGGAGCACTCTTGAGACCAAACAGAAGTTCACGACAGACGTGGACAGCGACACGTTTCGGAAAAAGTGCGAACAACGCTTGTTCGGCAGTCAGGAGATGGAGTGGGCGGAGGTAAGAAAGCGTGCGGCCATGCAGGCGGTTTGGCAATTCCATCGTCCCGACGCGTTGGAGCGACTCAAAGATCGAATGTTGCGGCAGGATTTCTGGCGTGAGAACGGGCGCTTCGTGAACAAGGGGCCTTTCCCACCGCCGGCGACGGGAGTGCAAATTGCCCTGCTGGATCGGGATCGCGAAACCGGGGCGGCCACTCTGCGCGTTGAGCCGCTGCATGGGGACCAGGTGTTCTTCGACGTCGGAGCTCCGCCGACAGAGGGGTCCACGCGCATCACGGACTTGAAGAGCTTTAAGACGGCGGCCATGCGCGTGGGCTTCCTCTGTGTGGATTCGCAGAACGGTCATCCGGTGGGAGACGTGGTCTACTGGCAGAATGAAATCACGCTTGCCTACAATCCCCTGCACCAGGGCGGGAAGACGCTTGTGGAGCTGAAGGCCGTGCCGGATGCGCCGATTCGCTACACGACGGATGGCTCGCACCCGCGGGATGTGGGGGGAACGTACTCCGGACCCTTCGAAGTGAAGAAGAAGTGCCTCATCCAGGTGATTGCCGAAAAGGACGGAATTGAATCTGATGTGCTGCAAGTTACCATTGATCCGACCAGCGAAAGGCGGACTATCGATCCGCACAGGTCGCTTGTATTGAAGGCCAGGCAGGAGTTTGGAACGACGGAGGGCAGCTTTCGCTTCTATGAGGAACTAATCGCACGGCAGGGGCGTGCATTAGGGGTTCGTATCGTTATCTCTGCCGTGGGCCAGGACTTTGTTGAGTATAGCTCGAGCAACGGCGTATCGCTTGCCGGTGGAGACCTCAAGGAGCTGGTCGAAGTCTTGCGCAAGCCGTTCTTTGCAGAAGGTCAGGCGCGTGTGGATACCAACGTGAAGACAATTGTGCCGCGGCTGGAGTTTCCACGGGGCGCCGACTTCGAAGATTTCGTGGCAAAACTCTCGCTTTCCTATCGCGTTGAGGACGTGCAGCAATGA
- a CDS encoding CopG family transcriptional regulator: MPKTITLRVDERLYRALKLAAGAQNRTLSNYVETAARSYLVEDQFVSDEEMNEILADPSFQTNFKAALQDIKKGRIKRVL; encoded by the coding sequence ATGCCCAAAACCATAACCCTTCGCGTCGATGAACGCCTTTACAGGGCCCTCAAGCTGGCTGCCGGAGCTCAAAACCGCACACTTTCAAACTATGTCGAAACGGCCGCCCGGAGCTATCTTGTGGAGGATCAGTTTGTCTCCGATGAAGAAATGAACGAGATCCTGGCCGACCCTTCTTTCCAGACGAATTTCAAAGCCGCGCTTCAGGACATCAAGAAAGGCAGAATCAAGCGTGTCCTCTGA
- a CDS encoding DUF3780 domain-containing protein, translated as MTKSPQRKAARKTSTHRARGSEAPDTESGLSFGLVPEESAHHFVVTIPEKDGPHVYVSEHFEYFTSPERRRIDYTLQPTDAGMRVILPLAKWSLIEDAVQFDFNQRLKRTGLRSSRFRKGYNILPRLFGKELLVLCWAIEEAEPGAVPRALCNWQGLKPEERWWLFTMTNAATGQAVRGRGRGWRKALRFALTENPVEHDD; from the coding sequence ATGACCAAATCGCCCCAAAGAAAGGCGGCCAGGAAGACGAGTACGCATAGGGCTCGTGGTTCGGAGGCCCCCGACACGGAGAGCGGTCTCAGCTTCGGTTTGGTCCCGGAGGAATCGGCGCATCACTTTGTTGTCACAATTCCCGAAAAGGATGGTCCGCACGTCTACGTGAGCGAGCACTTTGAGTATTTCACGAGTCCGGAGCGCAGGCGGATTGACTACACGCTGCAGCCGACAGATGCGGGGATGCGCGTGATCCTGCCGCTGGCAAAGTGGTCGTTGATTGAAGATGCCGTGCAATTCGATTTTAACCAGCGACTGAAGCGAACCGGGCTGCGCAGCTCACGCTTTCGCAAAGGATACAACATCTTGCCGCGGCTTTTCGGCAAGGAGCTACTGGTGCTGTGCTGGGCCATTGAGGAGGCGGAACCCGGCGCGGTGCCAAGGGCTCTGTGCAACTGGCAGGGTCTGAAGCCCGAGGAGCGTTGGTGGCTCTTTACCATGACCAATGCAGCCACCGGGCAGGCCGTCCGCGGCCGGGGGCGCGGCTGGCGCAAGGCGCTGCGCTTTGCGCTGACCGAGAACCCTGTGGAGCATGACGACTGA